A region from the Solibacillus sp. FSL H8-0523 genome encodes:
- a CDS encoding GTPase: MNIDLKNDLLNLPKLQLQVDTIVFDSIDSKPNWSKAYEQLDGLLQKVAQNFNSYIASNEGAMPKASTYWTLYMDIAAKILYFTGLAQSHLIDEQDPEARAQILERYQISVSCLPNASLEENEEFISEVKKSIGELTGKTSEIKLSEKTATCFEKFSGFTKSYE; the protein is encoded by the coding sequence ATGAATATTGATCTGAAAAATGATTTATTAAATTTGCCTAAGTTACAGTTACAAGTCGATACAATTGTGTTTGATTCGATTGATTCGAAACCAAATTGGTCAAAAGCGTATGAACAACTAGATGGTTTGCTACAAAAGGTAGCGCAGAACTTCAATAGTTATATTGCGAGTAATGAGGGAGCAATGCCTAAAGCCTCAACATACTGGACGCTTTATATGGATATTGCAGCGAAGATTCTTTATTTTACAGGTCTTGCGCAATCTCATTTAATAGATGAACAAGATCCAGAAGCAAGAGCGCAAATTTTAGAACGCTATCAAATTAGTGTAAGTTGTTTACCGAACGCATCATTAGAAGAGAATGAAGAATTCATTTCAGAAGTGAAAAAGAGTATCGGGGAATTAACAGGTAAGACTAGCGAAATCAAGCTCTCTGAAAAGACAGCAACTTGCTTTGAAAAATTTTCTGGCTTCACAAAATCATATGAATAA
- a CDS encoding N-acetylmuramoyl-L-alanine amidase: protein MNKKRLAILISLLLVFTLLFPLTNSEKATYAEGEQLYVNAEILYLREGPGLSYPILDTLKDGTALTSLGKDGDWHKVRIHDKEGFVAAWLVKSSKPLAAATSQKTVVAQVDTLNLRAEPSLSATVLTKISSGTESTFLQQQGDWIQIQFSNTTGWVFSNYVTVKEETVLQTPSKDSEEQKESKKTQTSENDPNTFTVNVNAINIRKKPDLTAKKLGLAKKDEQYTVLSRDHNWVQIEYEKGEKGWIYSFYGTFTKQGTAPKNNQEPTTNNETVTIIYNGTNLREQPSTSSNVAARVDAGATYKIVATEDDWYKIALNDGATAYVANWVVTNNQALSTTTTANKADRKKGTLKGLTIVIDPGHGGNDRGTTGARGTDEKDINILTAELLRSKLQAAGANVLMTRESDVFVDLRKRVAVSHQVSADAFLSIHYDAIEDNSVHGFTTYYTNRYQKELAETIHAGIAKKVSLKDRGARYGDYLVLRENRQPSVLLELGYLSNPTEERAITTDYYREQATLGIYQGLLNYFDAQLTK from the coding sequence ATGAATAAAAAGCGTTTGGCGATTCTTATATCGCTACTTTTAGTATTCACACTACTATTCCCACTAACAAATAGTGAAAAAGCCACTTATGCTGAAGGTGAGCAGCTTTATGTGAATGCAGAAATTTTATATTTACGTGAAGGCCCAGGTCTTTCGTATCCAATACTCGATACCTTGAAAGATGGAACCGCCCTTACTTCATTAGGGAAAGATGGGGACTGGCACAAAGTTCGAATTCATGACAAGGAAGGTTTTGTTGCAGCGTGGCTTGTCAAATCATCAAAGCCCTTAGCAGCAGCAACTAGCCAGAAAACAGTGGTCGCTCAAGTAGATACACTGAATTTACGTGCCGAACCTTCACTCTCTGCTACGGTTCTAACAAAAATTTCTTCCGGCACAGAAAGTACATTTTTACAGCAACAAGGGGATTGGATTCAAATTCAATTTTCGAACACAACAGGCTGGGTATTTAGCAATTATGTTACGGTGAAAGAAGAAACGGTTTTACAAACCCCTTCAAAAGATTCCGAAGAACAAAAGGAATCCAAAAAAACTCAGACTTCTGAAAATGATCCGAACACATTTACTGTAAACGTTAACGCCATTAATATTCGAAAAAAACCAGATTTAACCGCCAAAAAGTTAGGCCTTGCTAAAAAGGACGAGCAATATACAGTTTTAAGTCGCGACCACAACTGGGTTCAAATTGAATATGAAAAAGGTGAAAAAGGCTGGATTTATAGCTTTTATGGTACATTCACGAAGCAAGGGACTGCACCAAAAAACAACCAAGAGCCCACTACTAATAACGAAACCGTGACAATTATTTATAATGGGACAAATTTACGAGAGCAGCCTTCAACTTCATCCAATGTTGCAGCACGTGTCGATGCAGGCGCTACATACAAAATCGTCGCGACCGAGGATGATTGGTATAAAATCGCATTAAACGATGGTGCTACTGCTTATGTGGCCAATTGGGTTGTCACAAACAATCAAGCATTGAGTACAACGACTACAGCCAATAAAGCGGACCGCAAAAAAGGGACATTAAAGGGGTTAACAATCGTCATTGACCCAGGTCATGGTGGTAATGACCGTGGCACAACTGGTGCACGTGGTACTGATGAAAAAGACATCAATATATTAACAGCTGAATTATTGCGTTCAAAATTACAGGCTGCTGGTGCAAACGTCTTGATGACGCGAGAATCAGATGTCTTTGTAGACCTTCGAAAGCGCGTAGCTGTATCACATCAAGTAAGCGCAGATGCATTTCTAAGTATTCACTATGATGCAATAGAAGATAATTCGGTGCACGGCTTCACAACGTATTATACGAATCGCTACCAAAAAGAATTAGCAGAGACGATTCATGCAGGCATTGCTAAAAAAGTTTCGCTAAAAGACCGCGGTGCACGTTACGGCGACTATTTAGTATTACGTGAAAATCGCCAGCCATCTGTACTTCTCGAGCTTGGTTACTTAAGTAATCCTACTGAAGAACGTGCCATTACAACCGATTATTATCGTGAACAAGCAACACTTGGTATTTACCAAGGTTTACTGAATTACTTTGATGCACAATTAACTAAATAA
- the purU gene encoding formyltetrahydrofolate deformylase: protein MQQIAQKQKVDPGTTKIEGHLLVKCVDQSGIVSKLSTFLYTHGANIVESSQYSNDPEGGMFFIRLAYHINHQEAVMSNMEKEFEQLAEGYQMSYQFYYPTIKKRAAIFVSKDLNCLMELLWEWKNGDLLMDIPLIISNNEAASHIAEIHNIPFYYIPANREIRAQVEQQQIKLLEKYDIDFIILARYMQILTPQFVARFEHRIINIHHSFLPAFIGADPYSRAYKRGVKLIGATSHYVTNDLDEGPIIEQDVERVDHRDDVASLKKIGGKIERRVLARAVRWHLENRIIVEGNKTIVFH, encoded by the coding sequence ATGCAACAAATTGCACAGAAGCAGAAGGTCGATCCAGGAACGACAAAAATTGAAGGTCATTTATTAGTAAAATGTGTGGATCAATCCGGAATTGTTTCCAAATTATCGACATTTTTGTATACGCACGGAGCAAATATCGTAGAATCGAGCCAATATTCAAATGATCCAGAGGGTGGCATGTTTTTTATTCGTTTAGCGTACCATATCAATCACCAAGAAGCAGTTATGTCAAACATGGAGAAGGAATTTGAACAACTTGCAGAGGGTTATCAAATGTCCTATCAATTTTATTATCCGACCATCAAAAAACGAGCAGCGATATTTGTCTCAAAAGATTTAAACTGTTTGATGGAACTATTATGGGAATGGAAAAATGGAGATTTATTAATGGATATCCCGCTAATCATTAGTAATAACGAGGCAGCTAGTCACATTGCTGAGATACATAATATTCCGTTTTACTATATTCCAGCGAATCGAGAAATTCGCGCGCAAGTAGAGCAACAGCAAATCAAACTGCTTGAAAAATACGATATCGATTTCATCATTTTAGCGCGTTATATGCAAATTTTAACTCCGCAGTTTGTTGCACGTTTTGAACATCGAATCATCAATATTCACCATTCATTTTTACCAGCATTTATAGGCGCAGACCCATATAGTCGTGCATATAAGCGCGGGGTGAAATTAATCGGTGCAACGAGTCATTATGTAACGAATGATTTGGATGAGGGGCCAATTATTGAACAAGATGTCGAGCGTGTAGATCATCGAGATGATGTGGCATCGCTGAAGAAGATTGGTGGGAAAATTGAACGTCGTGTATTAGCACGCGCGGTTCGCTGGCATTTAGAAAATCGTATTATTGTAGAGGGAAACAAAACGATTGTATTTCATTAG
- the aspS gene encoding aspartate--tRNA ligase, with protein sequence MAQRTHACGLVTAAQAEQEVVLKGWVQKRRDLGGLIFVDMRDREGIVQVVFGDQAKDALATAEKIRNEYVIEVKGTVVLRDASQINKNMKTGEIEVVASELTIINEAKNPPFAIDNSVEVSEELRLKYRYLDLRRPVMYDTFKLRSDVTRTIRNFLQTEGFLEVETPILTKSTPEGARDYLVPSRVHDGEFYALPQSPQLFKQLLMVGGFEKYFQIARCFRDEDLRADRQPEFTQVDIETSFLSMDEIIAMNERLLTQVMKDVKGIDVVTPFPRMGYKEAMDRFGSDKPDVRFGLELKQLSDIVKDSAFGVFANAVANGGEVKAINVKGSAANYSRKDIDALGEFAGRYGAKGLAWLKVTEEGLNGPIAKFFEGEAANGIITATEAEAGDLLLFVADKSSVVADALGALRLKLGKELGLINESEFAFLWIVDWPLFEYDEAEGRYYAAHHPFTRPFDEDLELMNTNPKEVRAQAYDIVLNGYELGGGSLRIYEPDLQAKMFELLGFSEEEARAQFGFLLEAFDYGVPPHGGLAMGLDRLIMLLAGRTNLRDTIAFPKTATASCLLTNAPSPVSDAQLEDLSLKVAINK encoded by the coding sequence ATGGCACAAAGAACTCATGCATGTGGCTTAGTAACAGCTGCACAAGCAGAACAAGAAGTAGTATTAAAAGGTTGGGTACAAAAACGTCGTGATTTAGGCGGACTGATTTTCGTAGATATGCGTGACCGTGAAGGTATCGTACAAGTTGTATTTGGAGATCAAGCAAAAGACGCACTAGCAACAGCTGAAAAAATTCGTAACGAATACGTGATTGAAGTAAAAGGTACAGTTGTCTTACGTGACGCTTCTCAAATTAACAAAAACATGAAAACAGGCGAAATCGAAGTAGTAGCTTCTGAGTTGACAATCATTAATGAAGCAAAAAACCCTCCATTCGCAATTGATAATAGCGTTGAAGTTTCAGAAGAATTACGTTTAAAATACCGTTATTTAGACTTACGTCGCCCAGTGATGTACGACACATTTAAATTACGTTCTGATGTAACACGTACAATCCGTAACTTCTTACAAACAGAAGGCTTCTTAGAAGTGGAAACACCAATTTTAACAAAATCAACTCCAGAAGGCGCACGTGACTATTTAGTCCCATCACGCGTACATGATGGCGAATTTTATGCATTACCACAATCACCACAATTATTTAAACAGCTATTAATGGTAGGTGGATTTGAGAAGTACTTCCAGATTGCACGCTGCTTCCGTGATGAGGATTTACGTGCTGACCGTCAGCCGGAATTCACACAAGTCGATATTGAAACATCATTCTTATCAATGGATGAAATTATCGCAATGAACGAACGCCTACTTACACAAGTGATGAAAGATGTTAAAGGCATCGATGTGGTAACGCCATTCCCACGTATGGGCTATAAAGAAGCAATGGACCGCTTTGGTTCAGACAAGCCAGACGTACGTTTCGGCTTAGAGTTAAAGCAACTTTCTGACATCGTAAAAGATTCTGCATTCGGAGTATTCGCAAATGCAGTAGCAAATGGTGGCGAAGTAAAAGCGATTAACGTAAAAGGTTCTGCAGCCAACTACTCTCGTAAAGATATCGATGCGTTAGGTGAATTTGCTGGCCGTTACGGTGCAAAAGGGTTAGCTTGGTTAAAAGTAACAGAAGAAGGCTTAAACGGCCCAATCGCGAAGTTCTTCGAAGGGGAAGCAGCAAACGGCATTATCACTGCAACAGAAGCAGAAGCGGGCGACCTATTATTATTCGTAGCAGATAAATCATCTGTTGTTGCAGATGCATTAGGCGCTTTACGTTTAAAACTTGGAAAAGAATTAGGTTTAATCAATGAATCTGAGTTTGCATTCTTATGGATTGTTGACTGGCCATTATTCGAATACGACGAAGCAGAAGGCCGCTATTATGCAGCGCATCACCCATTCACTCGTCCATTCGATGAAGATTTAGAATTAATGAACACAAACCCGAAAGAAGTGCGTGCACAAGCATACGATATCGTGTTAAACGGTTACGAGCTTGGCGGCGGTTCATTACGTATTTACGAGCCAGACTTACAAGCAAAAATGTTTGAATTACTTGGCTTCTCTGAAGAAGAAGCGCGTGCACAATTCGGTTTCTTATTAGAAGCATTTGACTACGGCGTTCCTCCACACGGTGGATTAGCAATGGGTCTTGACAGATTAATCATGCTACTTGCGGGTCGTACAAACTTACGTGATACGATTGCGTTCCCGAAAACTGCAACAGCAAGCTGCTTACTAACAAATGCACCATCTCCAGTTTCAGATGCGCAACTTGAAGATTTAAGCTTAAAAGTAGCCATTAATAAATAA
- a CDS encoding aminopeptidase, with product MTIHQLEYKGLNIIDVVGTVELAIDIEASTIHVFDIQQIVEPEYDFVTKGFRLSEGFYKMAGVLKEKPLFLVGKELPLEQWIEVQCWIFYCSKQTIKHYENGKMINFVKHQFAQLEETKKYYSNYISRLK from the coding sequence ATGACTATTCATCAACTAGAATATAAAGGTTTAAATATAATAGATGTTGTTGGTACGGTTGAACTAGCGATTGATATAGAAGCAAGTACCATTCACGTATTTGATATACAACAGATTGTAGAGCCAGAATACGATTTTGTTACAAAAGGCTTCCGGTTAAGTGAAGGTTTTTACAAGATGGCTGGTGTATTAAAAGAAAAGCCGTTATTTTTAGTAGGCAAAGAACTACCGTTAGAGCAATGGATTGAAGTGCAGTGTTGGATATTCTACTGTTCGAAACAAACCATTAAACATTATGAAAATGGAAAAATGATAAACTTTGTAAAACACCAATTTGCACAACTAGAAGAAACAAAAAAATATTATTCAAATTATATTTCTCGACTAAAATGA
- the hisS gene encoding histidine--tRNA ligase — protein sequence MNFKVPKGTQDILPGQSEKWQKVEQTIRELCHVYRYKEIRTPMFESTELFQRGVGDTTDIVQKEMYTFTDKGNRSLTLRPEGTASAVRAYVEHKMFGNPDQPVKLYYTGPMFRYERQQAGRYRQFVQFGVEAIGSADPAIDAEVMALAMDVYTSLGLKDLKLVINSLGDKETRDAHRTALINHFTPVVGELCGDCQSRLEKNPLRILDCKVDAKHEAMATAPALTNYLTDASSDYFSKVKGYLDVLGISYEVDPNLVRGLDYYNHTAFEIMITGDGFGSITTLCGGGRYNGLVEDIGGPESPGIGFAMSIERLLLALEAKGIELETEDTLDLYVVTMGDAAKLKAVELVSSFRAKGISAEIDYADRKMKAQMKAADRANAKFAIVLGETELEEQVVNVKTMETGDQAKVDFGHLVQYVLENK from the coding sequence ATGAATTTTAAAGTACCTAAAGGAACACAAGACATTTTACCGGGACAATCCGAAAAATGGCAAAAAGTAGAACAAACAATTCGTGAACTATGTCATGTTTATCGTTATAAAGAAATTCGTACACCGATGTTCGAGTCAACAGAATTATTCCAACGTGGTGTGGGGGATACAACGGATATCGTACAAAAAGAAATGTACACATTTACCGACAAAGGAAATCGTTCATTAACATTACGTCCAGAAGGTACAGCATCAGCGGTACGTGCGTATGTAGAACACAAAATGTTTGGTAACCCAGACCAACCTGTAAAGCTCTATTACACAGGGCCAATGTTCCGTTATGAGCGTCAACAAGCGGGGCGTTACCGTCAATTCGTACAATTTGGTGTTGAAGCGATTGGTTCTGCGGATCCAGCGATTGATGCGGAAGTAATGGCACTTGCAATGGATGTGTATACATCACTTGGTTTAAAAGATTTAAAATTAGTTATCAACTCACTAGGTGATAAAGAAACGCGTGATGCACACCGTACCGCGTTAATTAATCACTTCACACCAGTAGTTGGCGAACTTTGTGGCGATTGCCAAAGCCGTTTAGAAAAGAATCCATTACGTATTTTAGACTGTAAAGTAGACGCGAAGCATGAAGCGATGGCAACAGCTCCTGCGTTAACAAATTATTTGACAGATGCTTCTTCAGACTACTTCTCAAAAGTAAAAGGCTACTTAGATGTTCTGGGGATTTCTTACGAAGTAGATCCGAATTTAGTGCGTGGTTTAGATTATTACAATCACACAGCATTTGAAATTATGATTACAGGCGATGGCTTTGGATCGATTACAACACTTTGCGGTGGCGGTCGTTACAACGGCTTAGTAGAAGATATTGGTGGTCCAGAATCACCTGGTATCGGCTTTGCAATGTCAATTGAACGCTTACTTTTAGCGCTTGAAGCAAAGGGCATTGAGCTAGAAACAGAGGATACATTAGATTTATACGTAGTCACAATGGGTGATGCAGCGAAGCTAAAAGCAGTGGAATTAGTAAGTTCATTCCGTGCGAAGGGCATTTCTGCTGAAATCGATTATGCAGACCGTAAAATGAAAGCCCAAATGAAAGCGGCTGACCGTGCAAATGCAAAATTTGCCATTGTATTAGGTGAGACAGAGCTAGAAGAGCAAGTAGTAAACGTAAAAACAATGGAAACAGGCGACCAAGCAAAAGTAGATTTCGGTCACTTAGTTCAGTACGTTTTAGAAAACAAATAG
- a CDS encoding methyl-accepting chemotaxis protein: MIEQLKVRDLYEKNKILMIVYGMAAVLGSFAQLFIDRPIGVALSLIIPVTFTFIVFLVQQKVVALRPFFPYFVVVAGVITVFGTIFTNKVTLATLILSIFVLILASIHNRVNVLIAGYIGSTLGLIFNFTLDKEGFAVDPANVFVTQTLMFVAILLQVRQNRTLLKNVENLMIDANDRAISEGQLHHHLENSVQTITSKLELITESTNQSSTAHQQMLTSLKEVSIGAHKQSSFVHNIVQSTEHTNEELHSIVSELTNIVERAEQASIRAVDGANSMTTLKQEINTFTAFFNELNTTFLSLSEKITETNQFATAIHQITDQTNLLALNASIEAARAGEHGKGFAVVADEIRKLAGITDGMVLKIDQNLAEVNNFNKLALSRLEDGISHVTKQESTVEQSSDTFNNLFGAMKTLQHNLHQFSTSVHSIENNAASIEVATSEFAAIIEQSTNSIDQLYNMLENINEEQRHVTKNIEDTYQQAVKIIG; encoded by the coding sequence ATGATCGAACAACTAAAAGTAAGAGATTTATATGAAAAAAATAAGATCCTCATGATTGTTTACGGAATGGCAGCTGTATTAGGTAGTTTTGCTCAACTGTTCATTGATCGACCAATTGGTGTTGCTTTGTCGTTAATTATTCCTGTTACGTTTACATTTATCGTTTTTCTCGTACAGCAAAAAGTAGTCGCACTCCGTCCCTTTTTCCCCTATTTCGTAGTAGTCGCTGGTGTTATTACGGTTTTCGGTACAATTTTTACAAACAAAGTAACACTAGCTACGCTTATCTTGAGTATTTTCGTTTTGATTTTGGCAAGTATTCACAACCGTGTGAACGTACTGATTGCTGGCTATATTGGCTCCACATTAGGGCTGATTTTTAACTTTACACTTGATAAAGAAGGATTTGCGGTTGACCCTGCTAACGTATTTGTTACACAAACGTTGATGTTCGTTGCGATTTTACTTCAAGTACGTCAAAATCGCACCCTTCTGAAAAATGTTGAAAACTTAATGATTGATGCAAATGACCGCGCCATTTCAGAAGGTCAATTGCATCATCATTTGGAAAATTCGGTACAAACGATTACATCCAAGCTTGAGCTTATTACCGAAAGCACAAACCAATCTAGTACAGCGCACCAACAAATGCTTACTTCGTTAAAAGAAGTAAGTATCGGGGCGCACAAGCAATCGAGCTTTGTTCATAATATTGTACAAAGTACGGAGCATACAAACGAAGAGCTTCATTCGATTGTCTCTGAATTAACAAATATCGTCGAGCGTGCCGAACAGGCAAGTATTCGCGCAGTAGATGGCGCGAATTCCATGACAACATTAAAACAAGAAATTAATACATTTACAGCATTCTTTAACGAACTAAATACAACATTCCTTTCGCTTTCTGAAAAAATTACCGAAACGAATCAGTTCGCAACAGCCATTCATCAAATTACCGATCAAACCAATTTATTGGCACTGAACGCTTCGATTGAGGCCGCGCGTGCAGGAGAACATGGCAAAGGCTTTGCGGTTGTTGCCGATGAAATCCGAAAGCTCGCAGGAATTACGGATGGAATGGTACTTAAAATCGATCAAAATTTAGCTGAAGTCAATAACTTCAATAAACTAGCGCTCAGCCGCTTAGAAGACGGCATTTCCCATGTAACGAAGCAAGAAAGCACGGTCGAACAATCTAGTGACACATTCAATAACCTATTTGGTGCAATGAAAACATTGCAGCATAATTTACATCAGTTTTCGACAAGCGTGCACTCGATCGAAAATAATGCGGCTTCGATTGAAGTTGCGACAAGTGAATTCGCCGCGATTATTGAGCAAAGCACTAATTCAATTGATCAGCTCTACAACATGCTCGAAAACATTAATGAAGAACAACGTCACGTCACAAAAAATATTGAAGATACCTACCAACAAGCCGTTAAAATCATAGGCTAG
- a CDS encoding methyl-accepting chemotaxis protein, whose translation MGVFGWLSFKEGLPLWWSYRLNEKTKKRKEEVFESIAKARVDLLQAWTMDRWVSLDSRAAEVIRYQADELNIFLTRSKERSTYFTELFLVNRDATIFASSFEKHIGVSYAKGNTPIYEKALHTVWQTGKPLLYGPFIDPITVEIGARSSKFHDEVTLLFLQPIFIEGIMQYIMVARIPNDVISDMIQREAGHIYQDTGDNYIFMTKSNFDPSIEPGIALSRSRFEDEQFSFGENLKAGVHTKSWGTVKINNHTEFEIRFTDPATGSLHPGVANTIKNGSNLMVEFPGYSDYRHIPVIGKGVTFQLPHSPDVWGMMCEADVEEVYRTRSIGYKLGLNFTVFMLMNVLLFQILTAIKVIPAIVVFAISIIYAFVATAIFLNKYLKPIVSRVNHVSNMIQKIAEGAGDLTMRIDRSELSNDETGEMARWINSFVDTQSDLITKVQISSGDVQQTNNALRERTVDVERYSMHVHEQMGDMQHAIAQQLKDVREAMSQIEEIQDIMQQMEQQSSSQLQAAQQQVMGIDERMSDVVTQVKATSSLTATFTESSASISNVVASINAVAEQTNLLALNASIEAARAGEHGKGFAVVAEEIRKLANQTKGATHEIHETLRLIESNSQLIEQAIEQNGEEVEEGAKYIRVVKDVLMQMEQESESSHHVTDSMRDVVQNIAASSEQNVRVVEQVEKSAEEMRKLVEQTRFDTERSALLIRTLAQVVSKFSVK comes from the coding sequence ATGGGGGTTTTTGGTTGGCTATCGTTCAAGGAAGGCTTACCGCTTTGGTGGAGTTATCGATTAAATGAAAAAACGAAAAAGCGTAAGGAAGAAGTTTTTGAAAGTATCGCAAAAGCACGTGTCGATTTATTACAGGCTTGGACAATGGATCGTTGGGTGTCACTTGATTCGAGAGCTGCAGAAGTAATTCGTTATCAAGCGGATGAACTGAACATATTTTTAACACGTTCAAAAGAGCGCAGTACCTATTTTACAGAGTTGTTTTTAGTAAACCGTGATGCAACGATATTTGCATCAAGTTTTGAAAAGCATATTGGTGTCAGCTACGCAAAAGGGAATACACCGATTTATGAAAAGGCATTACACACGGTTTGGCAAACGGGGAAACCACTATTATATGGACCATTTATTGATCCAATTACCGTTGAAATTGGAGCACGTAGCTCAAAGTTTCACGATGAGGTAACCCTATTATTCTTACAGCCGATTTTTATCGAAGGAATTATGCAATACATTATGGTGGCGCGTATTCCAAATGATGTCATTTCTGATATGATTCAGCGCGAAGCAGGGCATATTTATCAAGATACAGGTGACAACTATATTTTTATGACCAAGTCGAATTTTGATCCATCAATCGAGCCTGGTATTGCATTATCACGTAGCCGTTTTGAAGATGAGCAATTTTCTTTTGGTGAAAATTTAAAGGCGGGTGTTCATACAAAATCTTGGGGCACGGTCAAAATTAACAACCATACCGAATTTGAAATTCGTTTTACAGACCCCGCAACAGGTAGTCTCCATCCGGGTGTGGCGAATACGATTAAAAACGGTTCGAACTTAATGGTGGAGTTTCCAGGCTATTCCGATTATCGCCATATCCCTGTAATCGGTAAAGGGGTGACGTTTCAATTACCACATAGCCCAGATGTTTGGGGGATGATGTGTGAAGCGGATGTAGAGGAAGTGTATCGGACGCGTTCTATTGGCTATAAATTAGGGTTAAATTTTACTGTGTTTATGCTAATGAATGTGTTACTATTTCAAATTTTAACGGCAATAAAGGTAATCCCTGCAATTGTTGTGTTTGCCATTAGTATCATCTATGCATTTGTGGCGACTGCCATATTTTTAAATAAATATTTAAAGCCGATTGTGAGCCGAGTCAATCACGTCTCGAATATGATTCAAAAAATTGCAGAAGGCGCAGGCGATTTAACGATGCGTATTGACCGCTCGGAACTAAGCAATGACGAAACAGGTGAGATGGCCCGTTGGATTAATAGCTTTGTCGATACCCAGTCCGATTTAATTACGAAAGTCCAAATTTCATCAGGTGACGTACAGCAAACAAATAACGCACTGCGTGAACGTACGGTCGATGTTGAACGCTATTCCATGCACGTACACGAGCAAATGGGTGATATGCAGCACGCGATTGCGCAGCAGCTAAAGGATGTACGTGAAGCGATGTCACAAATTGAAGAAATTCAAGATATTATGCAGCAAATGGAACAACAATCAAGCAGCCAATTACAAGCCGCACAGCAGCAAGTCATGGGTATTGATGAGCGAATGAGTGATGTGGTGACGCAAGTAAAAGCGACAAGTTCACTAACAGCAACGTTTACAGAATCATCGGCTAGTATTAGTAATGTTGTCGCATCGATCAATGCGGTCGCCGAGCAAACGAATCTACTCGCGTTAAATGCGTCCATTGAAGCGGCACGTGCGGGGGAGCATGGCAAAGGCTTTGCGGTCGTTGCCGAAGAAATTCGAAAGCTTGCCAATCAAACAAAAGGAGCTACCCACGAAATTCATGAAACCTTACGTTTAATTGAATCGAACTCGCAGTTAATAGAGCAAGCAATTGAGCAAAATGGGGAAGAAGTGGAAGAAGGGGCGAAGTATATTCGGGTTGTGAAAGATGTGCTGATGCAAATGGAGCAAGAAAGTGAATCAAGCCATCATGTGACCGATTCAATGCGTGATGTGGTACAAAATATTGCCGCGAGTAGTGAACAAAATGTACGTGTTGTGGAGCAGGTAGAAAAATCGGCTGAAGAGATGCGGAAATTAGTCGAGCAAACCCGCTTTGATACAGAGCGCAGTGCCTTACTCATTCGTACTTTAGCACAAGTTGTATCGAAGTTTTCAGTGAAATAA
- a CDS encoding tRNA threonylcarbamoyladenosine dehydratase, giving the protein MLHQFSRNELAIGTEGLEKLRNTTVAILGVGGVGSFAAEACARSGVGRIILVDKDNVDITNVNRQLVAYLSTVGKSKSGVMKERIADINPECEVIDMHMFYTEETYEQFFAQGIDYVIDASDTVIYKIHIMKECLKRKIPMISSMGAANKMDPTRFQIADISKTHTDPLAKVIRTKLRKEGIKKGVTVVFSDESPIVVRPEVAEYVGKPEAEIRKAQLPPSSNAFVPSVAGLIAASWVINTILKDITIKRVQG; this is encoded by the coding sequence ATGTTACATCAATTTTCTCGTAATGAGCTAGCTATCGGTACAGAGGGGCTAGAAAAATTAAGAAATACTACTGTTGCCATTTTAGGTGTAGGTGGAGTCGGTTCATTTGCAGCGGAAGCATGTGCACGTAGTGGAGTTGGCCGTATTATTTTAGTCGATAAAGATAATGTTGACATTACGAATGTAAACCGTCAATTAGTGGCCTACTTGTCAACAGTTGGCAAGTCAAAATCAGGTGTTATGAAAGAACGTATCGCTGATATTAACCCAGAATGTGAAGTTATTGATATGCACATGTTCTATACAGAAGAAACATATGAACAATTTTTCGCACAGGGCATTGATTATGTCATTGATGCTTCTGATACGGTAATTTACAAAATTCATATTATGAAGGAATGCTTAAAACGTAAGATTCCAATGATTTCAAGTATGGGTGCGGCCAATAAAATGGACCCAACACGTTTCCAAATTGCGGATATTTCAAAAACACATACGGACCCACTTGCAAAAGTAATTCGCACTAAGCTTCGTAAAGAAGGCATTAAAAAGGGTGTAACTGTGGTGTTCTCAGATGAATCTCCGATAGTCGTACGCCCAGAGGTTGCAGAATACGTTGGGAAGCCTGAAGCTGAAATTCGTAAAGCACAGCTACCACCATCATCAAATGCATTTGTACCTTCAGTTGCTGGTTTAATCGCCGCAAGCTGGGTTATTAATACGATTTTAAAAGATATAACAATTAAGCGCGTTCAAGGGTAA